One genomic region from Haloprofundus salinisoli encodes:
- a CDS encoding HVO_0758 family zinc finger protein — MKSTRKGLREGELGKDTYGRLACEECEETLKKRNDPDEVFSVRSCPDCGREWKEL, encoded by the coding sequence ATGAAGTCAACCCGGAAGGGTCTGCGCGAGGGAGAACTCGGCAAAGACACGTACGGGCGTCTCGCGTGCGAGGAGTGCGAGGAGACGTTGAAGAAGCGCAACGACCCCGACGAGGTGTTCTCGGTCCGTAGCTGTCCCGACTGCGGCCGCGAGTGGAAAGAGCTGTAA